actcggtagcacacacagtttcaagatgtaatatcaagatacaaagatcaaaggtatattacatcgcattgatccagaaccttacatattgcataacctcatgggttagctcagaagaaaataaaacctTGCAGCGGAAATCAGAAGATGCAGGAGTctcataacaactccacagtcgaaacatgttggaatgtaaactcacAACCCTAACATTTCGTACCTCACTTTttacctggttcacctgcaacatttaaacgttgtaGCCACTAGgcggtcaatacattgaatgtattgccaagttcacaaaagggttataacagatcctgtcaagtatatgcagtattgggcaaagtggggtttggctatttgcattaAAGCATCAATGTATCATCCTATGATTttaacaaatagttttaacactattggacacggggtagaaacacccatgctcctattaacctagagcacattgagtagatacatcaagtgcccctatcctgttcaaaccattcattttatttaagaaattggagtgagtgagaccttccttacagcccccatatctagttgctcataattgtccgtaaccggggacatggctaagtacttagtttgacactctacagaggttgtacactttacccacaagaaaccgacgggttaatcccttgctgtcctcaggatagagtagcaacggcgtcgattacaagaatttttAGACCATagtcacccagaccacctgagggacctacgttcccacctacacggctacatctgcacaatccttcggatccaggatcatatgtcttactccatcaagccagagcccatttagcattgtggttgtactggaagctactaaacaggaaaactagtccagtctcgggtaccccaggtggcattccacatttgcgacgcaagcgttccctgaatccacggggagacgtccatggacgatccatctccgaatccacggagactcaactcagagggacccatagaatgaacctgacgtcgcataacatcccaaatcctcaaagcagcccacacaggatgattcgttggggttgttttgccaagtttccaaaatttaCTCCTCCATGACAATGATAAcatattgtaataataccaccctcaaatactaacatagcatagcatttgactacctacgttggcgattggtggtaaggacatggcaggggtatcctatactactaggagaatcatagctagcataggtacagtaatattcctaacaatgcaactaataaaacatctagtgcatagtaaaataataggtgaaatgatcaaagtgaacttgcctttgtcaCGGTAGTTTTGAGTTATACTCTTCACAACACACACGTTGCTCTCCGGATAATCTAAAcgaagcaaacatacacacatataAACACACGATCCAATACAAGGaaaaatatgccatgatgcgatgcaagcatgtgacatgatttgatttattttatttgggtgatcaactagATCATAAATCTGGTCCAAATTATTAGCAATTTAAAACTAATACAGTAGGTTTTAAAACaaaggcaaaacaattgaTTTAAAATTCTAATTAagggttttattggcatcagccaaaaaatttaattcaaaatatttatttttatttcccaatggacagaggacatttaaacaaatttttgggcattgGTTTCAACTAAAAAAGATTtctaattaattagttatgaattaaatggcattaaaaaCCTTTCTGTAAATACACTGTGGTTCAaagattcaaatttaaatttaaacagtgccaaaagattctacatgttGAGAgatttccagaaaggtaaaatttgttaaATTTGGCCCAGTGGTTTAAAAGTTACAAGGGTTTAAAGCTCTTCtgccttgactgagctacTTTTAGTCTGTCTCGATTTAGTCTGAcattttcctcggcatcctttatcaggTCGGAACCGAATAGGCTGCGGTTCcctactccatcccataacaatggtgttctgcacttcttGCCGTATAgcgcttcaaacggtgacatccCAATGCTGGTCTGGAAACTGTTGTTATaagagaattctgcatacggtagattgtcatcccaactagagccataatctagagcgcaagctctcaacatatcctcaaggatctgatttaccctttcggtctgtccatccgtttgcggatgaaaagctgtgctgaactctAGTCTTGTGCCCAGAGACTCGTGTaattgtccccaaaatctggaggtaaattgggtacctctgtctgaaactatctCCTTGGGCACTCCGTGCAAGCACACAATCCTGGACATATAGCGCTTCGCTAATTGAGCACTTGTATAAGTGGTCTTCACcggtatgaaatgggcaaccttggtcaagcagtcaaccactacccataTAGagtcatatcctgatctggttCTCGGTAAACcggtgatgaagtccatgcctATTTTATCCCACTTCCAGTCTGGTATTGGCAatggtcttagcaatcctgctggtttctagtgctctgccttaactctgctgcacacatcgcacaaggcaatgaattctgcgatgtctcgctttaatccggaccaccagGCCAAGCTCTTCATCGGTGGCAATAAAAACCGATTGGGGCTGGTTCTGATGTGTCTATAATCTCTGCATTCTCTGATGTGTATTATAgataagagtaaatttcacagaaccacactttttgtgacagttgtctcacaaaaccacagttgttcgtaatagtctcacaaaaccataACTTTTGAAGCAGCTGGTTTCAGAAAACCCCAATCTCGATAATTAAGCGGGTTGATGGTATTTCCGACTACCCGGTGGCCACAAGTCAgagggtgtttctacccgacCCGTTAAGGTGTCAATTACCACCATTTCAGGCGACCCCCCAAATTCCCCACCCGACAGAAACTGACGTGGCGTCGAAAACAGGTCGGGGAAGATGACGTGGCATCTGACTTGTGGTCCCAGGTTGTCAAAAACACTATCAACCCGCTTAATATTCGAGATTAGGGTTCTTTGGGACCAGCTGCCCCAAaaattgtggttttgtgagactattatAAAcaaatgtggttttgtgagacaactatcacaaaaagtgtggttctgtgaaatttactctataGATAACACTGATTCTAATAGTTCCACGTGAAGAATAACTCTGTATTCTCTCTTGATTTCCCTTCGAGTAAAAGAGAAACAATGTGTATACATATCGCACGTGACATAGCACCATCCAATGaatattttcttatccatcggacCAACGCCAACTTATACTAATCTATACACGAATCTAATTGTTTGCTTCCAAACCCACAGACTACCAGATCGATTTTTGTGGTGTAATAGTACACTGTACATGCGTGTAGCAACTATGTTTCGGGTGGCAGATAAGCACCTGGGTGCCTGAATCCTTGAACAAATTTTATAACATTTCAGAAGTACCTTCGGTTGTTCACTTCAGAACTTGCCATTATACGCAcgtaaaaaaattcaataacCAGGGAATTTAATTAAGGAGTTGGATCTTTAtaatgttggagatatgcATGATGGCCATAATATGTGAAGGCGTCAGGTGTAAAGATATCTCACCAAACTTGATCTGAAATAAATATATGTTCCCATCAACCACAAGATACATGTATTGAACATACATAAATGATTTTgcgaaaaaaaatcatatatacGTAAATGGCTAGCTCTTTTATATATGACCTATATATTTCATGTGTTCGATCTCCCTGTCTCGGGCAGTTCCATCACCTTTCTCTCCAACACACATATATAGAACGGCACACGGAGAAGGAACATGCACGTGCTAGGTTGAGAATAGGAGACATCGGGAGATGAATGCTTAGCAAACCTAGATAAAGAGGTTACGTCAACACTCAACATTGCTGTTGGGTACAAGTTATACCGAACTGAAGACACAGTTGCAGCACGCGCTTGAAGACCAGCCGAGGTTCATATGTGTTTCTTTCTAGCACCGGGCCAAGCTTCACAAGTATCCTAGTTCCAACGACCAGTTGCCCGGCGGCAGCATGGGTGCGGAGACTCAGTAGGGAAAAATGTCCGATTTTATGTTTATGGACTCTGGTCATGATAGCAGAACCAAGAGGTGCCATTCCCATTTCAAAAACACTTCCAAAACCCTAAATGCACGCTCTGTAGGTGCCATTCCCATTTCGATCATCTCCCGGAGACTCCTATATGCTTCGACAACCACGCCTATGCAGCATAAACCAGTAACCAGAACATCCAAGGCATGCTTATGAGGTACACATCCTTTCCTGAACAAATATAACGGAAGAAAGTATACGCCATTGATCCTCAAAGTTTTCCACATTTGCTGCAGCTGCTAACAGGAACACACCCACTATATTTTTACAAGTTCAGGAACACGCCCACTGTATTTAAAAACTCACACCACACTGATAGGTTCAGCAAAGCTACACTCAAATCTCAATACAAATTGATGTCTTCCTTCCCTTTCCTTGTTTGATGCTTGCATTTATTCAACCTCTTGTATTGGCATGTGTTGTTTGTTACATGTTGAAATACCCTTAGCATTGTATAATTGACGTTTACCTTGATGTTTGCATTTATCTCTGTTTCATGCTTAGGAGCCTAGCTTGAACAATTTTCAGGCAAAAAGAGATGCACCTGAGCCTAGTTCATCCATGCACAGCACaaatgagaaataaaaaatcccAACAAATCACAGATAAACGTCCAACAGGATAAGAAAGAACAGCTAACCAGAATATAGTCCGCCGCCAGATCTCACCAGAAAGGGGCATACACATGCCTGTGCTTTCatcagaaaaataataataccaAATGCCTGGACAAAAGACTTTCCAAACCATCTGACAAAATATTGCCACATCTCTGACAAATGGCATCAGCCTCAGCAATCAGCATCACTGGGCAAAGAGGAGAGAAGCTTCTTAAGAAAACCATGAGATGCTAGCTAAAATAATAGTAAAGCACAACAGCTTCCATGCCATCTGGATGCTAGTGTTAGAAGAAGGGTGTAAAATAAATTCCTTTTTGCaaggcatatatatatatatatatcctcGTTGCAGCTCACAAAATCACAGAGTAGTACCAGAGGATACTGCATAAGAACACATCATGTCCATGCCATGATGGCAAAAGTCTAAAAGCAAAACATGCCAGACTGCCATAGAGGTAAGGTAAGAGTACTGTTTTATTATTAAGACAGAGTAGCCTTAAGATTGCAGCACAGAAAAGAAGGTTGTAGCAACACAGACAATCGCCACTTCGGCCCAGCCCAGTTCAGAAGAAGCCTTCAGCGTGAGCTTCCGGCCACGAACCTGAAACCATGAAGTGGAAGAAGTTCTAGAATCAGCACCATGGAATCTGATGCCGCAGCAAATTGTGTGGGGGCTTAGTTCGGTCAAGTGGTGCGATGGTGTGTGGCGTTGCTAGATGGTTGCTTTACCTCACGGTATCAGGCCTCAGGGGTTGAGGTCCTTCACGATGAAGTTCTGGCGACTTATGGGGTTCATGATGACCGGCGGACCAGCGGTGCGAGGCCATGCCTGGAACCTCTTCTCTGTCGCCTGCCACCACTCCTTGTCAGACACAGTCCCTGGTATGGTGCCTGGTCAAGGAGTGACATGATCATAATATAATTAACATAAAGGAGATGGTTTGTGGATACTCTTTGCAGAAGCACCAAGAATGTAATGTTGACTCTGCTGTGAATTCACGATGGGAATCAGAGGTAAGACATCCTACATACCACCGAAGATCTTCTTCTGGGAAACAATGTAGTCGCAAGCATATGAGATGGCACATGAGCCAACAAGGCCGGCGACTATGTACTTGGCAGACATCCTGCACAAATTCAGTAAACATAAGAGTTACCAACAGAGAGAAGGAAACTTGTATAGGTTGCAGGTTTAATTAATGCAGGCACCATCAAGCCATGGTTGGATTGGATGAATAACCAATTACCATGTAGATCATTCAGTTCGCCATTCAATGATCAAAGAGATGTTTCAACGTACCACCATATAAAAAATAAGTGAGGTACAAAATAATATATTATAGGTAATACCTGTCATTCCATATCCAAGTTATCCTTGAGAATACCAGTACGCATGAAATTTGTTGCGGCAATTAGTTCCATGAGCTGTTATTTCATTCTATATGATGCATCGAACAAGCAGGTGATCCAATTGTGTTTGCAACCAATTCGTCTAGCTTCATCTTTCATTAACGAAAACTAGTTTAAAAATGCAAGTGCCAGAATggaagttttttctttttgcaataAGCCGGTACGAATCTGACTCATGGCAACCTCGATATCTATGCTTAGTTGCTGATAGCACAAGTTGTATCTTGTGAGTTAACAGGAGTATGACCTATGTACCTAACCCTAACTATTGCAACCCTGaggcaaaagaaaacacaCGGTAAACCAACCAACAAACTAGCACCTCCGAAAATAGCTAGCTGCTCACATTTCTCCTCGCAACAAGCAAAAGGGCAGCAATTGTTTCCGGCGCAAAGACAGGATTAGCTTCAGAGCAGCTTCTCTGCAAGATCGCAAACTCCTGTGATCCTATCAGACAGCCTGCGAGACTGACCAAGGGGGGAAACATTTCACCGTCATTATTATCTACCAGCATTGACTGTGGAGCCATGCAGTTAAATTAATGCTGCTCCACCCAAGATTCCTCAACCGTGCCCCTGAACAAGACACCAATCTAACTTGCTCCAAAGAACAAGGCACCAATgtggctctttttttttcctccctgGGATCCGAGCTACGCAAACCCTAGCGCTGCAGCCTAACTCAGCTGATTCGGCCGAGGAAACCTCGCACAGTCCTGGATCTGCTGCTGAATCGCAAGAACCAACACaaagcagcagctagctctAGCACTAGCACAGGACTCAGGGTCGAAACGAGCGAGCTTTCTTCCTTCCCCTCGACGAGAAGCCGACCGCGATCCAGACGAAATTTCTACTAGCTTACCAAATCCTCGAAACAAAACTGCTCCCTACACACCCTGCCTGCACTCTCCTTTCACAAGATCTAGCTAACTCGTCAAAAGCTACGAGATTCAGAGCGGAGGGAAGCAAGCAAGCGCACGCGGGTCAGGAACTAGGGGAGAGCAGTTTGCTGATGGTTACCTTGGGATTCGCTTCTCTTCTAGCTTGATTCAGCGGCGGATTTCTGCTCGGTGCTCTTGCTGTCTCGCTTTGCTTTCGGGGAGGAAGACGGGGAGAGGACAGGGTAACAAAGAGTCAGAGGAGaggtggggaagaagaagcagcagacTACTGGGCCCGTAATGGGCCTGTTAAGAGCATCTTCCTGGACCGGATTGGGCTCGAACTGAAGGCCCATAAAGCCCTCGGCCTCGACGGAGGCAGAGACGAGACGACAGCGAGAGAACGAGACGCAGGTCGTCGTCGACATGGCCGCCGGACAGCAgcagctcgccggcgccggcgaccggggctcctcctcctcctcccacccgccgccaccgccgccgcccaagaTCCTCCTCGCgaagccgccgctgccgccgccatcgtcctccggcgccgacgacgagggcggaggcgggggcCGCGCGCGGCAGGGGCCGCAGCCGGGCTCGCTCAGCCTCGTCTCCGACGCGTGGGAGGTCCACACCGACAAGATCCTCCCGGTGCGTTTAAATCCCTAAAGCCTGCCCTGCTCTCCTCTTCTGTGTCTGTGCGTGCTGTCCAGGGTTTATTTACACTGATTAATTCGAGAATGACGATGTTTCGAGTGAGGTTAGCAGATGCATTGGATAGTGCTTACAAGTGGCTGCAGCAGATGCTTCCCGTGATTAGTGAGATTGTGATCATACTTGTTGTTATTTCCCAGCATTCAGTTGTAGTTGTCCACTTCATGGTTTAGCAAGTTCCTCTCAAGATTTGTTGGGAACTTGTGATTAGGAAGTTGTTGGTTCGTGGTGCAATGTTTCATGTCCTGCATCGATCATAAACACTTGTAGTTCTTATTTTCACTTTTCAACAGCACTAGAACTAGAAGAGAGTTGGAAGAAAAACCAAGCTCTGGATAGTATCCATATTAGTCAAGTTAGCAGAAACAAGCCATCAAAAGTATTTGTGTGATTTATGGTACTCCTGACATGTAGAATTTTTTGTTGCTTAATGGCATGCATGAAAATCTGAAAGTAGTATTCATGTTTTTACTTCTGCAGTATTTGACAGAGAACAATGATTTCATGGTGATTGGGATAATTGGTCCACCTGGTGTGGGCAAGTCAACCATCATGAACGAGCTTTATGGATATGATGGAACCTCACCTGGTACTATATCCATTTACGTATATTATGGTTCTGTTTTTACTTATACTAGGGTCCTTTTACACAGGAGAGCAAACATACAGTCTTCCAATGGTTGTTCTAGGGGTTTAAATTGACTTTGCCGTACTCACATGAGAAATCAAATGATACTCACCTGTAAGCATTAGTTGCTGGTGCACCTTTTAGTTGATAATAAAAACATTATTGCTAATTTTTCCACGTTATACTCCTTCAGCAAACCAAAATTGCTTTTAGCAAACTAAAAGGTGAGAAGGGGTTACTGAGAAGCATAGAAAATACACTGTTAGCAGTTTGTCAAACTTCTATGCTTCTTCCATAAAGCTTTTTTGTGTCGAAGGGGTTGCTGAGAAGCATAGAAAATACACTGTTAGCAGTTTGTTTTGTACCCAACTTGAGCAAACCAAAATTCATTCGGGGGAATGTTGTTTGTAGGAATGCATCCTCCCTTTGCTACACAAACTGAGGAAATCAAAGCAATGTCAAAGCACTGTACTTCAGGTGTTGACTTCAGGATATCTCATGAACGTGTTATACTCCTCGACACTCAGGTCAGATGAAGTTATTTACTCTGTAATCTTGTGTTCCAAATTCTAGAACATTAGAGTAAAACATATTACTGGTAATATTCTCAAATACAATCCTTGTCCTGCAGCCAGTGTACAGCCCATCCATCCTAATTGATATGATGAGGCCAGATGGTTCATCCACTCTTCCTGTTCTTAGCGGCGATCCATTACCAGCAGACCTGGCCCATGAGCTAATGGGAATCCAGGTAAATGCTATACTTCCATTCTTACACTTGATTGTGCTAATGCTAGCTTACCTTGGCAATACCCAATAATTGATCAGTATTTTCCGTTCTTCTGCAAGGAATTTCTGTAGCTTGGTGTTTTCTTGGCATCTGTCTGCAATATTTTGTTGGTTGTATCAGAAGGGATCAATGATTTTTCCATGTGGGACCTCATGCTTACGGTAAGTTGTCTGGCTATAATCTAGTTTATCTGTGTCTTGACTTTTTTTCTAGTAGTctaatttgatattttaagAAAACTGAGCAAGCAGTACTTACCTTACTCTTTGATTCCTGCAACCTTCTGACGCTAGTGGAACAGATTGATAATATGCACGGATACTGTTCCTTCTGCATTTTGTTTATCTGTGTTTTCCTCCCTTCATATGGATTCATGCAATTGGGAACGATATCTCTTGACGAT
This is a stretch of genomic DNA from Brachypodium distachyon strain Bd21 chromosome 1, Brachypodium_distachyon_v3.0, whole genome shotgun sequence. It encodes these proteins:
- the LOC100841062 gene encoding uncharacterized protein LOC100841062 — protein: MSAKYIVAGLVGSCAISYACDYIVSQKKIFGGTIPGTVSDKEWWQATEKRFQAWPRTAGPPVIMNPISRQNFIVKDLNP
- the LOC100840148 gene encoding protein SMG9 — encoded protein: MAAGQQQLAGAGDRGSSSSSHPPPPPPPKILLAKPPLPPPSSSGADDEGGGGGRARQGPQPGSLSLVSDAWEVHTDKILPYLTENNDFMVIGIIGPPGVGKSTIMNELYGYDGTSPGMHPPFATQTEEIKAMSKHCTSGVDFRISHERVILLDTQPVYSPSILIDMMRPDGSSTLPVLSGDPLPADLAHELMGIQLGVFLASVCNILLVVSEGINDFSMWDLMLTVDLLKNSIPDPSLLTSSSTQEKENKNDNQSGSEEFMADVCFVHARLREHDFSRSKLMFLRKILGEHFEPSSLSIGSTSTTPADTDSSVPSSMTVDELSSSQQDVFLLPLRAHDNSTKFEYGTYSSMLGMLRDQVLSRPPRPFSKNLSERDWLRSSAKIWDMVKKSPVISEYCKALQSSGLFRK